From one Planktothrix agardhii NIES-204 genomic stretch:
- the ccmK_4 gene encoding carbon dioxide concentrating mechanism protein CcmK, with amino-acid sequence MAEQAVGALETKGFPGVLAAADAMVKAGRVTLVGYIRAGSARFTIMIRGDVSEVKTAMDAGIAAVDKAYGAALETWVIIPRPHENVVAVLPIDFNEDVEEYRAAAEGFTLPRY; translated from the coding sequence ATGGCAGAACAAGCAGTTGGAGCTTTAGAAACGAAGGGATTTCCGGGGGTTTTAGCCGCCGCCGATGCAATGGTTAAAGCGGGTCGGGTGACTTTGGTGGGCTATATTCGGGCAGGAAGTGCACGGTTTACGATTATGATTCGAGGGGATGTTTCCGAAGTTAAAACCGCGATGGATGCCGGAATTGCAGCCGTTGATAAAGCCTATGGTGCGGCATTAGAAACTTGGGTGATTATTCCCCGTCCCCATGAAAATGTTGTTGCTGTTTTACCGATTGATTTTAATGAGGATGTTGAGGAATATCGGGCGGCGGCGGAAGGGTTTACTTTGCCCAGATATTAA
- the pyrC gene encoding dihydroorotase: MFDFYSVLINQARILLPNGDFLLGDVAIVDGKILEIAPEIDHHAIGEDDWEIIDAEGLTLLPGVIDPQVHFREPGLEYKEDLYTASCACAKGGVTSFLEMPNTRPLTTTQALLDDKLRRAAEKCIVNYGFFIGATAENLPDLLEANPTPGIKIFMGSMHGDLLIDQEEILESIFAKGDRLIAVHAENQARINQRRQEFAGITDPAIHSTIQDNQAALEASQLALKLAKKYQRRLHILHLSTGEEAELLRQEKPEWVTAEVTPQHLLLNITDYAKIGTLAQMNPPLRSPQDNQILWQALLDGVIDFIATDHAPHTLEEKAKGYPNTPSGMPGVETSLPVMLTQAIAGKCTVQQVSNWMSTAVAKAYKIPNKGKIEVGYDADLVLVDLNNYRPVLREEVLSKCGWSPFEGWELTGWPEYTIVGGKVVYGNGKVNPEVRGQALRFDG, translated from the coding sequence ATGTTTGACTTTTACAGTGTATTGATTAATCAAGCTCGGATTTTGTTGCCAAATGGTGATTTTTTACTCGGAGATGTTGCTATTGTTGATGGGAAAATCCTTGAGATAGCTCCAGAAATTGATCATCATGCCATAGGGGAAGATGATTGGGAAATTATTGATGCAGAAGGGTTGACTTTATTGCCCGGTGTGATTGATCCCCAGGTACATTTTAGAGAACCGGGTTTAGAATATAAAGAAGATTTATATACGGCCAGTTGTGCCTGTGCCAAAGGGGGAGTGACTTCGTTTTTAGAAATGCCCAATACTCGCCCCTTAACTACAACTCAAGCCCTCTTAGATGATAAATTAAGACGGGCTGCGGAAAAATGTATTGTTAATTATGGTTTTTTTATTGGGGCGACGGCGGAGAATTTACCCGATTTATTAGAAGCTAATCCTACCCCTGGAATTAAGATATTTATGGGGTCGATGCACGGAGATTTATTAATTGATCAAGAAGAAATATTAGAGAGTATTTTTGCAAAGGGCGATCGCTTAATTGCAGTTCACGCGGAAAATCAAGCCCGAATTAATCAACGCCGTCAGGAATTTGCTGGAATTACTGATCCGGCAATTCATTCTACAATTCAAGATAATCAAGCAGCATTAGAAGCCAGTCAACTCGCCTTAAAACTTGCTAAAAAATATCAACGACGGTTACATATTCTGCATCTATCAACGGGGGAAGAAGCGGAATTATTACGTCAAGAAAAACCAGAATGGGTGACAGCAGAAGTCACGCCTCAGCATTTGTTATTAAATATAACAGATTATGCTAAAATTGGCACTTTAGCCCAGATGAATCCCCCCTTGCGATCGCCTCAAGATAATCAAATATTATGGCAAGCGTTATTAGATGGAGTGATTGATTTTATTGCTACCGATCACGCCCCCCATACCTTAGAAGAAAAGGCAAAAGGCTATCCAAATACGCCATCTGGAATGCCCGGAGTTGAGACTTCTTTACCCGTAATGTTAACACAAGCGATCGCCGGAAAATGCACCGTTCAACAAGTTTCTAATTGGATGTCTACCGCCGTGGCAAAAGCCTATAAAATTCCCAATAAAGGTAAAATAGAAGTGGGTTATGATGCAGATTTAGTGTTAGTAGATTTAAACAATTATCGTCCGGTTTTGCGGGAAGAAGTGTTAAGTAAATGTGGTTGGAGTCCCTTTGAAGGTTGGGAGTTAACCGGATGGCCAGAATATACGATTGTTGGGGGAAAAGTCGTTTATGGAAATGGAAAAGTTAATCCAGAGGTTCGAGGTCAGGCGTTAAGGTTTGATGGGTAA